A DNA window from Gillisia sp. Hel1_33_143 contains the following coding sequences:
- a CDS encoding N-formylglutamate amidohydrolase has protein sequence MKLILTCEHGGNEIPEQFVDLFGKAEEVLNSHRGYDLGALDLFEYFQKLSDFSIASTTSRLLIELNRSIEKPDLFSEFTQSLSNLEKEDIIKNFYLPYRNVVENHIAELIGRGESLLHLSIHTFTPIFNGEVRNADLGLLYDPSIYIEKKICEHLKTELIATSPNLRVKFNYPYLGTADGFTTHLRTKFPDNYIGIEIEVNQKYSSKNKIDPYIAKSIFNAIQNVLK, from the coding sequence TTGAAACTTATCTTAACCTGCGAGCACGGAGGTAATGAGATTCCGGAGCAATTTGTGGATTTATTTGGCAAAGCAGAAGAAGTCTTAAATAGTCATAGAGGTTATGACCTTGGAGCCTTAGATCTTTTTGAATACTTTCAAAAACTTTCAGATTTTTCAATAGCTAGTACAACTAGCAGATTGTTAATAGAACTTAATAGATCTATAGAAAAGCCTGACCTATTTTCAGAATTCACCCAAAGTCTAAGTAATTTAGAAAAAGAAGATATTATTAAGAATTTCTATTTACCGTATAGGAATGTAGTAGAAAATCATATAGCAGAATTAATAGGTAGGGGAGAATCTTTGCTACATCTGTCAATTCATACTTTCACCCCTATCTTTAATGGTGAAGTTAGAAATGCTGATCTGGGTTTATTATATGATCCATCAATTTATATTGAAAAGAAAATTTGCGAGCATCTTAAAACCGAATTAATTGCTACAAGTCCTAATTTGAGGGTAAAATTCAATTATCCATATTTAGGAACAGCAGATGGTTTTACTACACATTTAAGAACAAAGTTTCCTGATAATTATATCGGAATTGAAATCGAAGTAAATCAGAAATACAGTAGTAAAAATAAGATAGATCCTTATATAGCTAAGAGTATATTCAACGCTATTCAAAATGTCTTAAAATAA
- a CDS encoding 3D domain-containing protein: MSGKIVNTTMKALYRLFFQVDKAILLGVVCVLCLSCKKKDPVIHDAMNWKEVSVSASAYNSLPNQTTNVGNPLITAFGDTLKPGKRSIAVSRDLIKKGLTYNTPVRIDGLQGIYFVKDKMHHRWRNKIDIYMGENVDSARIWGRKRVLIHYLVVKDSINE; this comes from the coding sequence ATGTCAGGTAAAATCGTCAATACTACTATGAAAGCTCTATATCGGTTATTTTTTCAGGTTGATAAAGCTATTTTACTTGGAGTAGTTTGTGTCTTATGCCTAAGTTGCAAGAAAAAGGATCCTGTAATTCATGATGCCATGAATTGGAAGGAAGTCTCTGTTTCTGCTAGTGCATATAACTCCTTACCAAATCAAACTACTAATGTAGGAAACCCTTTGATTACAGCTTTTGGAGATACTTTAAAACCAGGTAAAAGATCTATTGCAGTATCTAGAGATCTAATAAAAAAGGGATTGACATATAATACACCGGTAAGAATTGATGGTTTGCAAGGGATCTACTTTGTTAAGGATAAAATGCACCATAGATGGAGAAATAAGATAGATATTTATATGGGTGAGAACGTAGATTCCGCCAGAATTTGGGGAAGGAAGAGAGTGCTAATTCATTATTTAGTAGTTAAAGATTCAATTAATGAGTAA
- a CDS encoding DUF4402 domain-containing protein, translated as MQNSSFYKKIFCSILCIISFIEINAQEQPPIPVQVEVRTSRNLNFGTFTVGNSGGNVSVSYDDQRTVDGDIFELNFGQPVSAALFDIYANPGTIIQIEDMGVYKLKNEDTGILIDLEINSFSTGQRTFITQAPNAQIPNEVFVGGTLRIPADNSSNLPGRYNGTFTLNFIHQ; from the coding sequence ATGCAAAATAGTAGCTTTTATAAGAAGATATTCTGTTCGATATTGTGCATAATTTCCTTTATAGAAATTAATGCCCAAGAGCAACCTCCTATTCCAGTGCAAGTTGAAGTTAGAACGTCTAGAAATTTGAACTTTGGAACATTCACCGTTGGAAATTCTGGTGGGAATGTTAGTGTAAGCTATGATGATCAAAGAACAGTAGATGGAGACATATTCGAACTTAATTTTGGTCAGCCAGTATCTGCAGCATTATTTGACATTTATGCGAATCCCGGAACCATTATTCAAATAGAAGATATGGGAGTATACAAATTAAAAAATGAAGATACGGGAATATTGATAGATCTAGAAATTAATAGTTTTAGTACTGGCCAAAGAACTTTTATTACTCAAGCCCCGAATGCACAAATACCTAATGAAGTTTTTGTAGGAGGAACGCTAAGAATTCCTGCAGATAACTCCTCCAATCTTCCAGGCAGATATAACGGAACCTTTACCCTTAATTTTATTCATCAATAG
- a CDS encoding peptidylprolyl isomerase, with the protein MSQVKANDTVKVHYTGKLADGQVFDSSEGKEPIEFTLGQGQLIPGFEKGLIDMKVNEKKTVTIPKEEAYGEPREELIQEVQKDQLPEEIKPEVGMGLVSKTPDGREMNLLVAEVKDDTIVVDGNHPLAGKDLVFDLEVVEIK; encoded by the coding sequence ATGAGTCAAGTAAAAGCGAACGACACGGTAAAAGTACATTACACAGGAAAACTTGCAGATGGGCAGGTATTTGATAGTTCTGAAGGAAAAGAGCCTATTGAATTTACCCTTGGACAAGGACAATTGATTCCTGGTTTCGAAAAAGGCCTTATCGATATGAAAGTGAACGAGAAGAAAACTGTTACTATTCCGAAAGAAGAAGCTTATGGTGAGCCTCGTGAAGAATTGATCCAAGAAGTTCAAAAAGATCAATTACCAGAAGAGATTAAGCCAGAAGTTGGAATGGGATTAGTTTCTAAAACTCCAGACGGTAGAGAAATGAACTTACTTGTTGCTGAGGTAAAAGATGATACTATTGTCGTAGATGGTAATCACCCATTAGCAGGTAAAGATCTTGTTTTTGATCTTGAAGTTGTAGAGATCAAATAA
- a CDS encoding phosphatase PAP2 family protein produces the protein MRQYIYEFIMNSQEFIYKKFNQKNSKWPYFLLIFFLLIVVVVGINIFIELTDELTSKVIIGYDSAITNYVISYRTPSLNKFMQFITNVGDIYGYLILAAVFTLFFYLKFKNWRYVIQMLIVLGMAALSNSALKQVINRARPDALHLVSVQTLSYPSGHAMSAIAFYGFMIYLSFVLIKSNWLKYSLIFLFGFLIVAIGISRIYLGVHYPSDIAGGYIAGFIWVVFCITVFNIVDLFRRKEQVK, from the coding sequence ATGAGACAATATATTTATGAGTTTATCATGAACTCTCAAGAGTTCATTTATAAGAAATTTAATCAGAAGAATAGTAAATGGCCTTACTTTCTGCTAATCTTCTTTTTGCTGATTGTAGTTGTAGTAGGAATAAACATTTTTATAGAATTAACAGATGAGCTTACCAGTAAAGTAATAATTGGTTATGACAGCGCTATTACTAATTATGTTATTTCATATAGAACTCCAAGCCTAAATAAATTTATGCAGTTTATCACTAATGTGGGAGATATCTATGGCTACCTAATCTTAGCTGCTGTATTTACACTTTTCTTCTATTTAAAATTTAAGAATTGGCGCTACGTTATACAAATGCTTATTGTATTGGGTATGGCCGCTCTTTCAAATTCCGCACTTAAACAAGTAATTAATAGAGCTCGCCCAGATGCATTACATCTCGTTTCTGTACAAACCCTTAGCTATCCTAGTGGGCATGCCATGAGCGCTATTGCTTTTTATGGATTTATGATCTATCTAAGCTTTGTACTTATCAAAAGTAACTGGCTTAAGTATAGCCTAATATTTCTCTTTGGTTTTCTTATTGTGGCAATAGGTATTAGTAGAATATATTTAGGAGTTCATTACCCTTCAGATATTGCAGGTGGTTATATAGCCGGTTTTATATGGGTAGTTTTCTGTATCACTGTTTTTAATATCGTAGATCTTTTTAGACGAAAAGAGCAAGTCAAATAA
- a CDS encoding GreA/GreB family elongation factor: MSRGFVKEDDQEEAPFIPPRAALPAGEINYVTPNGYQKLLNERDSIENKLSHLDIEDEKEKRHQRAILTGSLNLLNERIVSSRILQLEEQAQDEVRFGATVTFKLEGKPAQKFQLVGVDEADIKQNKIAFVAPISRGLTGKKVGDSTIVFIGGKNQQIEILDISYS, encoded by the coding sequence ATGAGTAGAGGATTTGTAAAAGAAGATGATCAGGAAGAAGCACCATTTATTCCTCCAAGAGCCGCATTACCTGCGGGAGAAATTAATTATGTAACCCCAAATGGTTATCAAAAATTATTAAACGAGCGAGATTCTATTGAAAATAAATTATCTCACCTTGATATTGAAGATGAAAAAGAAAAGCGCCACCAAAGAGCTATTCTAACTGGGTCTTTAAATTTATTGAACGAGAGAATTGTTTCATCTAGGATTTTACAATTAGAAGAGCAGGCGCAAGATGAAGTGCGTTTTGGAGCCACAGTAACTTTTAAATTAGAAGGTAAACCCGCACAAAAATTTCAACTTGTTGGTGTGGATGAAGCGGATATAAAACAAAACAAAATAGCATTCGTAGCTCCAATAAGTAGAGGCCTTACAGGGAAAAAAGTAGGAGATAGTACCATAGTTTTTATAGGTGGCAAAAATCAACAAATTGAAATCTTAGATATTTCCTATTCCTGA
- a CDS encoding glutamate-cysteine ligase family protein — protein sequence MSYHLFEVFGIELEYMLVNSDSLKITPIVDELLTAKNGSLTSDIDNGAIEWSNELVAHVIELKTNGPTSDLENLDTYFAENIGEINTLLKPMNAVLWPTASHPLMQPKEEMKLWQHNYSDIYSLYNRIFNCTGHGWSNVQSMHINLPFYDNSEFEKLHAAIRILMPIIPALSASSPIFEGQYSGIRDMRMEVYKTNQKEIPEMTGRLIPEAVFNREDYFKTIFEPINKAIKPFDTENILDHHFLNSRGAIARFDRNAIEIRVIDLQECPKADIAIAVLIVEALKLLVSEEWITLKDQKSWHEEDLLTIFNISVKNAEEGVIDNIKYLDIFDIKETSNAGYIWKKIYERVKDQISAKHQATIEIILKNGSLSSRILKAVNEDFSEDHLKEIYSELGDCLQNNELFIP from the coding sequence ATGAGCTATCACTTATTTGAAGTTTTTGGGATTGAATTGGAATATATGCTCGTTAATAGCGATAGCTTAAAAATTACTCCTATAGTAGATGAATTACTCACCGCCAAAAATGGAAGTCTAACTTCTGATATTGATAACGGTGCTATAGAATGGAGCAATGAATTGGTAGCTCACGTTATTGAGTTGAAGACGAATGGTCCTACTAGTGATCTTGAGAATTTAGACACTTATTTTGCTGAAAATATTGGAGAGATAAATACGCTTTTAAAACCCATGAATGCAGTGCTTTGGCCTACAGCTTCTCACCCCTTAATGCAGCCAAAAGAGGAGATGAAACTTTGGCAGCATAACTACAGTGATATCTATTCTCTATATAATAGAATATTTAATTGTACTGGTCATGGCTGGAGCAATGTACAGAGCATGCATATAAATTTACCTTTCTATGATAATAGTGAATTTGAAAAATTACATGCTGCCATTAGGATCTTGATGCCAATAATTCCTGCTTTAAGTGCTAGTTCGCCAATTTTTGAGGGCCAATATTCAGGTATTCGAGATATGCGAATGGAAGTTTATAAAACAAATCAAAAAGAGATCCCAGAGATGACAGGAAGATTAATTCCGGAAGCAGTTTTTAATAGAGAGGATTATTTTAAGACGATTTTTGAGCCTATTAATAAGGCAATTAAACCTTTTGATACTGAAAACATTCTAGATCATCACTTCTTAAATTCTAGAGGAGCAATAGCAAGATTTGATAGGAATGCGATAGAAATTAGAGTTATAGACCTTCAAGAATGCCCTAAGGCAGACATTGCGATAGCTGTTTTAATTGTGGAAGCTTTAAAACTTTTAGTATCTGAAGAATGGATCACTTTAAAAGATCAAAAATCATGGCATGAAGAAGACCTGTTAACTATCTTTAATATTTCAGTAAAAAATGCAGAAGAGGGGGTAATTGATAATATTAAATATTTAGATATTTTCGATATTAAAGAAACCTCCAATGCTGGCTATATTTGGAAGAAGATCTATGAAAGAGTTAAAGATCAAATTTCAGCGAAACATCAAGCTACCATAGAAATTATACTTAAAAATGGAAGTTTATCTAGTAGAATTTTAAAAGCTGTGAATGAAGATTTTTCCGAAGATCACTTAAAAGAAATTTATTCTGAACTTGGAGATTGCTTACAAAATAATGAACTTTTCATCCCTTGA
- a CDS encoding HD domain-containing protein, with protein MALNFLKGFNKTNIVSQTYDHCIEILENSRCKHLPFHSVQHTKEVYKYVKTIGNYEEVFGSELEPILIAALFHDTGMAETYLDHEDKSVEYALDYLQKHDYPEAKLKIVINCILATKIPQNPKTQAEKIICDADLYHLGIESYIFRNERLRAEWEQFFDRSYTDEEWFALNLDFLEKQKYHTWFGKTVLMNRKNLNCEMLKERHKKYKFESQ; from the coding sequence ATGGCATTAAATTTTCTTAAAGGTTTTAATAAGACAAATATTGTCTCTCAAACCTATGACCATTGTATTGAAATTTTAGAAAATAGCCGTTGTAAACATTTGCCATTTCATAGTGTTCAACACACAAAGGAGGTTTACAAATATGTAAAGACAATAGGTAACTATGAGGAAGTATTTGGTTCAGAATTAGAGCCAATTCTTATAGCTGCGTTATTTCATGATACCGGAATGGCAGAAACCTATTTAGATCATGAGGATAAAAGCGTGGAATATGCTTTGGATTATCTTCAAAAACATGACTATCCAGAGGCTAAATTGAAGATAGTAATCAATTGTATTCTTGCTACCAAGATTCCTCAAAATCCTAAAACACAAGCGGAAAAGATTATTTGTGATGCAGATCTATATCATTTAGGAATAGAAAGTTATATTTTTAGAAATGAGCGTTTAAGAGCAGAATGGGAACAATTCTTTGATAGGTCTTATACAGATGAAGAATGGTTTGCTTTAAATTTAGACTTTTTAGAGAAGCAGAAATATCACACTTGGTTTGGAAAAACAGTTTTGATGAATAGAAAAAATCTTAACTGTGAAATGCTTAAAGAACGTCACAAGAAATACAAATTTGAATCTCAATAG
- a CDS encoding molecular chaperone gives MLKTIPYTLLLILIFSSLTTFAQGDLMIMPKRLVFDGSERSQEINLANTGSDTAVYAVSFVNYIMTEKGNFEQVEEPIEGQRFATDFLRYFPRRVSLAPNQAQTIRVQLTKTGNLKPGEYRSHMYFRAVEEQTALGSETNESSEGISINIKTVFGISIPIIIREGESNTIIKLSDLELSKQGEFPRLSLTINRTGNMSVYGSLIANHIANDGKKTEIGIVKGVSIYTPNTKRAFSFELREASKVDLNSGTLTVSYMEDKDEVLATSELSL, from the coding sequence ATGCTAAAAACTATACCCTATACCCTATTATTAATCCTTATATTTTCTTCATTAACTACATTTGCTCAGGGTGATCTTATGATCATGCCTAAACGTCTGGTTTTTGATGGATCTGAAAGATCTCAAGAGATTAACCTCGCTAATACAGGTAGTGATACTGCTGTATATGCCGTTTCTTTCGTGAATTATATAATGACCGAAAAAGGGAATTTTGAACAGGTGGAAGAACCAATAGAAGGGCAGCGATTCGCTACAGATTTTTTAAGATACTTCCCTAGAAGAGTTAGTTTGGCACCAAATCAGGCTCAGACAATTAGGGTTCAACTTACTAAAACAGGAAATCTTAAACCGGGAGAATATAGGTCTCATATGTATTTTAGAGCCGTAGAGGAGCAAACTGCTTTAGGATCTGAGACTAATGAAAGTAGTGAAGGTATTTCTATAAATATCAAAACTGTATTTGGTATTAGTATCCCTATAATAATTAGAGAAGGTGAATCTAATACTATTATTAAACTGTCAGATTTAGAATTAAGTAAGCAAGGCGAATTTCCAAGATTATCTTTAACCATTAACAGAACTGGAAATATGTCTGTCTACGGAAGTTTGATCGCCAATCATATAGCTAATGATGGTAAGAAAACAGAGATTGGCATTGTTAAAGGTGTTTCTATATATACTCCAAATACAAAAAGGGCCTTTAGTTTTGAACTTAGAGAAGCTTCAAAGGTGGATCTAAACTCTGGTACTTTAACTGTTAGTTATATGGAAGACAAAGATGAAGTTTTAGCAACTAGCGAATTAAGCCTATAG
- a CDS encoding aspartate kinase, producing the protein MKILKFGGTSVGSATSIKNVSSIISSIEGEKIVVLSAMSGVTNKLVELCLFFKDGNSDQIHIIINELKVKHENLLDELISSSEKNENTKTDLNTHFTILEEILKRDYSEIAEAKILTFGETILTMIFSKYLEFIDFQNTLLDAKKFMVVANLEFPDTEKVGRLLKPLLKNTSSDALYITQGFVRIDKFNKISTLKRGGSDFSATILGAAINATEIQIWTDINGFHNNDPRYVENTHAIKELSFEEAAELAYFGAKILHPQTVSPVIEKNIPIYLKNTFTPEEDGTRISSEVTSHGLKAISAKDGITAIKIKSNRMLMAHGFLRKIFEVFDLHETAIDMITTSEIAISLTIDDTINLDAILNDLESYGEITVETDHSIICIVGEGLIDEKNTANLFEILKDIPVRMISYGGSINNVSLLVSTQNKIRTLQELHIKLFENRNEPVLF; encoded by the coding sequence ATGAAAATATTAAAATTTGGAGGAACTTCTGTTGGATCTGCTACCAGTATCAAGAATGTTAGTAGTATTATTAGTTCTATTGAAGGAGAGAAGATTGTAGTGCTCTCTGCTATGAGCGGAGTTACTAACAAACTTGTAGAATTATGTTTATTTTTCAAAGATGGGAATTCAGATCAGATCCATATTATAATTAACGAGTTAAAAGTAAAGCATGAGAATTTGCTGGATGAACTTATTAGTTCTTCAGAAAAGAATGAAAACACTAAAACAGATTTAAATACCCATTTTACTATTTTAGAAGAAATTTTGAAAAGGGATTATTCTGAAATTGCAGAAGCTAAAATTCTCACTTTTGGAGAAACCATTTTAACAATGATATTTTCTAAGTATTTAGAATTTATTGATTTCCAAAATACTTTATTAGATGCCAAAAAATTCATGGTTGTTGCAAACTTAGAATTCCCTGATACAGAAAAGGTTGGTAGGCTTTTAAAACCATTACTTAAAAATACATCTTCAGATGCCTTGTATATTACTCAAGGTTTTGTTAGAATAGATAAATTCAATAAGATAAGTACTTTAAAAAGAGGAGGAAGCGACTTTTCTGCTACAATTTTAGGGGCAGCCATAAATGCTACCGAAATTCAAATATGGACAGATATTAATGGTTTCCATAATAACGATCCCAGATATGTGGAGAACACTCATGCTATAAAAGAGCTCAGTTTTGAAGAAGCTGCAGAACTTGCATACTTTGGTGCTAAGATCTTACACCCACAAACAGTTTCTCCTGTTATTGAAAAAAATATTCCAATATATTTAAAAAATACTTTTACTCCGGAGGAAGATGGAACAAGAATCTCATCAGAAGTCACTTCTCACGGATTAAAAGCAATTTCTGCCAAGGATGGCATTACCGCCATTAAAATTAAATCTAATAGAATGTTGATGGCACATGGATTTTTAAGAAAGATCTTTGAAGTTTTTGATCTTCACGAAACCGCTATAGATATGATTACTACTTCTGAAATAGCAATTAGTTTAACTATAGATGATACCATAAATCTAGATGCAATTCTAAATGATCTTGAAAGTTATGGTGAGATAACCGTAGAAACAGATCATAGTATTATTTGTATTGTAGGAGAAGGTTTAATAGATGAGAAAAACACCGCCAATCTTTTTGAAATTCTGAAAGATATACCGGTGCGAATGATCTCTTACGGAGGAAGTATTAATAATGTCTCATTGCTAGTATCTACTCAAAATAAGATTAGAACACTACAGGAACTACATATAAAATTATTTGAAAATAGAAACGAACCAGTACTATTTTAA
- a CDS encoding glycosyltransferase: MKTLLVIGYVWPEPNSSAAGSRMMQLLQFFLSQNYKITFATTAAETVHMADLGELGIESVTIALNNASFDSFIKKLNPNIVLFDRFMMEEQFGWRVSNECPNALKILDTEDLHFLRNLRELEFKNQLSITTFLSDLAKRELASIYRCDLSLIISEKELQLLVEDYNIPASLLFYLPFLLEPSNAVDLPEYEERKHFVSIGNFRHQPNFNAVLYLKEEIWPLIMKKLPKAEMHIYGSYPSQKVTQLQNIKDRFYIKGWAQDSRKVVSNAKVSLAALRFGAGLKGKLVETMQCGTPSITTSVGAEGINDTLPWNGFIKNSPKAFADTAITLYTEKDIWYDAQQKGFEILNIRFSKTEHTLRFADRLKYGIEHLEAERHNNIFGQILDHHLLKSTYYLSKYIETKNKLESTQNK, from the coding sequence ATGAAAACTCTTTTGGTGATTGGTTATGTTTGGCCAGAACCTAACTCCTCTGCGGCAGGAAGCAGAATGATGCAATTATTGCAATTCTTTCTTTCCCAAAATTATAAGATCACTTTTGCTACTACTGCTGCAGAAACGGTACATATGGCAGATCTTGGGGAACTAGGCATCGAAAGTGTTACAATAGCTCTTAATAACGCTAGCTTTGATAGCTTTATTAAAAAATTGAATCCCAATATAGTTCTCTTTGATAGATTTATGATGGAAGAACAATTTGGATGGCGAGTTAGTAATGAGTGTCCAAATGCTTTAAAGATATTAGATACCGAAGATCTTCACTTCTTACGAAATCTAAGGGAACTTGAATTTAAAAATCAACTTTCTATAACCACTTTTCTTTCAGACCTTGCTAAAAGAGAATTAGCTAGTATTTATAGGTGTGACCTATCATTAATAATTTCAGAAAAAGAGTTGCAACTCCTTGTTGAAGATTACAATATTCCCGCATCCCTCCTATTTTATTTACCTTTTTTGCTAGAACCATCTAATGCGGTTGATCTACCAGAATATGAAGAAAGAAAACACTTTGTAAGTATTGGTAATTTTAGACATCAACCAAATTTTAATGCTGTTCTATATTTAAAGGAAGAGATATGGCCATTGATCATGAAAAAACTTCCAAAAGCTGAAATGCATATCTATGGTTCTTATCCTTCCCAGAAGGTTACACAACTTCAAAATATAAAAGATAGGTTCTATATTAAAGGATGGGCCCAAGATTCACGTAAGGTGGTTTCTAATGCTAAAGTTAGTCTAGCAGCATTAAGATTTGGAGCCGGATTAAAAGGTAAACTAGTAGAAACAATGCAATGTGGAACACCATCTATAACCACAAGTGTGGGGGCCGAGGGAATTAACGATACCTTGCCTTGGAATGGTTTTATAAAGAATTCTCCAAAAGCTTTTGCAGATACTGCCATAACCTTATATACAGAAAAAGATATTTGGTATGATGCGCAACAAAAAGGTTTTGAAATCCTGAACATTAGATTTTCTAAAACTGAACATACGTTACGATTTGCAGATAGATTGAAATATGGTATTGAACATCTAGAAGCTGAAAGACATAATAATATATTCGGGCAGATCTTAGATCATCATTTACTAAAGAGTACCTATTACTTATCTAAATATATAGAAACAAAAAATAAGTTAGAGTCTACACAAAATAAATGA
- a CDS encoding transporter substrate-binding domain-containing protein — MPRSFRSSLIILILLFNLATIFAQTDSSNEAKVLTIGLTEAPPFIIKTGDQFSGLSISSWELVNKELDANFRYKYYSSLSDLLLAVESNEVDLSINPITVTDNRMKKLEFSQPYFISHTGIVKHKESEVWNYLKNLISWNFISAILILLGVIFFFGFLVWLFERKHNAEEFGNGTKGIMEGFWWSAVTMTTVGYGDKSPRTLGGRIIGLIWMFLAIIMISSLTAGIASSLTVKNMNNEITEVNDLDRFNVITVGSSSAQELLELYGIQNDVVFNQKEGIDALIYKKANVFVYDKPILTYEISKRNLGDKLEILEKNLKKDYYSYTFPKGSKLVKIIDPLLISTLKTVKWNKLVSEYN; from the coding sequence ATGCCAAGAAGTTTTAGATCTTCTCTTATTATATTAATATTACTATTTAATTTAGCTACCATTTTCGCGCAAACTGATAGTAGCAATGAAGCAAAGGTTTTAACTATAGGGTTAACCGAAGCTCCACCTTTTATTATTAAAACGGGAGATCAATTTTCCGGATTGAGCATTTCATCTTGGGAATTAGTGAATAAAGAACTAGACGCTAACTTCAGATATAAATATTACTCCTCTTTAAGCGATTTGCTCTTAGCTGTAGAAAGCAATGAGGTAGATCTAAGCATAAATCCTATCACAGTTACAGATAATAGGATGAAAAAGTTAGAATTTTCACAACCCTATTTTATCTCTCATACAGGAATTGTAAAGCATAAAGAATCTGAGGTCTGGAACTATCTGAAAAATTTAATAAGCTGGAATTTTATTTCAGCAATTTTAATCTTACTGGGAGTGATTTTTTTCTTCGGATTTTTAGTCTGGTTATTTGAAAGAAAACATAACGCAGAAGAATTTGGTAATGGCACTAAAGGTATTATGGAGGGGTTTTGGTGGAGTGCTGTAACTATGACAACTGTTGGTTATGGAGATAAATCGCCAAGAACTTTAGGGGGAAGAATTATCGGACTTATATGGATGTTTCTAGCTATAATAATGATCTCGAGCTTAACTGCAGGAATTGCTTCTTCACTTACCGTGAAAAATATGAATAATGAGATCACAGAAGTAAATGATCTGGATAGATTTAATGTAATTACCGTTGGTAGTTCTAGTGCTCAGGAATTATTAGAGCTTTATGGTATCCAGAATGACGTTGTTTTTAATCAAAAAGAAGGTATAGATGCATTGATATACAAAAAAGCAAATGTGTTTGTATATGATAAGCCAATTTTGACTTATGAAATTTCCAAAAGAAACCTAGGTGATAAGTTAGAAATACTTGAAAAAAACTTAAAGAAAGATTATTACAGTTATACTTTCCCTAAGGGATCTAAGTTGGTAAAGATTATAGATCCCTTATTGATAAGTACCCTTAAAACTGTTAAGTGGAATAAGTTGGTTAGTGAATATAATTAA